In the Leishmania donovani BPK282A1 complete genome, chromosome 31 genome, one interval contains:
- a CDS encoding protein kinase, putative, with the protein MSAFSSVLGAPGATGDVKYVKKKLIGTGSYGEAWLVERVSDKAIFVAKTMDLGKMSSRDRTYAYSEIKCLASCHHPNIIKYIEDKEDNEHLLIVMEFADSGDLDRQIKARATDFKHFQEHEALFLFLQLCLALDHIHGHKMLHRDIKGANVLLTSTGLIKIGDFGFSHQYDDTVSGVVANTFCGTPYYLAPELWNNQRYSKKADVWSLGVLLYEIMALKRPFTSTNMKGLMAKVLSGDYEPLPEVYSADFRDVVRKILVCDAAQRPSVRDIFRFPYVREGLKVFMHTMKKNSRIDNEVKDALMEHVTEILSSESVEVPKSTPVGQINKDVFFSGYLNKLKGGDNHSWKRRYLQVQKGHFIMSDKESDTEGKALSLEHIQSVCPVPVSTAKREHVFALHTTSGKSMWFEAASLENMEEWIHAIQCGLGVA; encoded by the coding sequence ATGAGCGCCTTCTCGTCCGTCCTCGGTGCGCCAGGTGCGACTGGAGATGTCAAGTACGTGAAGAAGAAGCTCATTGGTACCGGCTCGTACGGTGAGGCCTGGCTGGTAGAGCGGGTTAGCGACAAGGCGATCTTCGTTGCGAAAACAATGGACCTCGGGAAGATGTCATCGCGTGATCGTACGTACGCGTACAGCGAAATCAAGTGTCTTGCGAGCTGCCACCATCCAAACATCATCAAGTACATCGAGGACAAGGAAGATAATGAGCATTTGCTCATTGTAATGGAGTTCGCCGACTCGGGTGACCTTGACCGCCAGATCAAGGCGCGTGCGACCGACTTCAAGCACTTCCAAGAGCACGAGGcacttttcctttttctgcAGCTGTGTCTTGCGTTAGACCACATCCACGGCCACAAGATGTTGCATCGTGACATCAAGGGAGCCAATGTACTCCTTACCTCAACCGGGCTGATCAAGATTGGCGACTTCGGGTTCAGTCACCAGTATGATGACACCGTGTCCGGAGTCGTGGCAAACACCTTTTGTGGCACACCGTACTACCTTGCGCCGGAGCTTTGGAACAACCAACGCTACAGCAAAAAGGCAGACGTGTGGTCACTGGGTGTTCTACTGTACGAAATCATGGCGCTGAAGCGGCCATTTACCTCCACCAACATGAAGGGTCTCATGGCCAAAGTGCTTAGTGGAGACTACGAGCCGCTCCCCGAGGTGTACTCGGCCGACTTTAGGGATGTGGTCCGCAAGATCCTTGTCtgtgatgcggcgcagcggccgagCGTGCGGGACATTTTCCGGTTCCCCTACGTGCGGGAGGGTCTGAAGGTGTTTATGCATACTATGAAGAAGAATTCGCGAATTGACAACGAGGTAAAGGACGCACTGATGGAGCACGTAACGGAGATCCTGTCTAGCGAGTCTGTCGAGGTGCCCAAGAGCACCCCTGTCGGTCAGATCAACAAGGATGTCTTTTTCTCCGGGTACCTGAACAAGCTGAAGGGCGGCGACAACCACTCATGGAAGAGGCGGTACCTTCAGGTACAGAAGGGTCATTTCATTATGTCTGACAAGGAGTCCGACACCGAGGGAAAGGCACTGAGCCTGGAGCACATTCAGAGTGTGTGCCCGGTCCCTGTGAGTACGGCGAAGCGCGAGCACGTCTTCGCGCTTCACACGACGAGTGGCAAGTCGATGTGGTTTGAAGCCGCGTCGCTAGAGAACATGGAGGAGTGGATTCACGCGATCCAGTGCGGCCTTGGTGTTGCGTGA